DNA sequence from the Bacteroidales bacterium genome:
AGACCAGAAGATAGACCTGGTTTCCAGCCATGTTAAACACTCACAGAAATTTGCTGACACTTTACGATCCTTATGGCATCAGGAGCCTGCCGTGCAGAAATTATATGATGAATTCAGTGAAAATACACTTTCAAACTATTATTTCCCGTATGGAGTAGCACCCAACTTTATGATCAATGGCAAGTTGTACATTGTACCCCTTGTAATTGAAGAAAGTTCTGTTGTTGCTGCCGCTGCAGGGGCTGCCAAATTCTGGGCTGAGCGCGGTGGATTCCATTCTGAAGTAGTTTCTACAGAGAAAATAGGCCAGGTTCACTTCCTCTGGAAATCTGATATAAGCCCCCTTAAGCTTGCATTCCCTGAATTAAAAGCCATTTTGCTTGAACGCACTGCAAGTTTTACAGGCAATATGAAACAACGAGGGGGTGGGATTCTGGATATTGAACTGGTGGATATGACAGATAAGATCCCTAATTACTACCAGATTAAAGGAACCTTTGACACCCGTGATTCTATGGGTGCAAATTTCATTAACAGTTGCCTGGAAGAATTCGCTGATATCCTGAAGGAATTTGTCACCGATGACGACCGTTTTGATGTATCTAATTTGGAGATTATCATGTCGATACTTTCCAACTTCACTCCTGAATGCAGGGTTAAAACATGGGTTGAATGTGATTTAAGCAAACATCAGGGTTTTGATGATTCCTATACCGATGAAGAATTTGTGGAGAGATTTGCCCTGGCAGTGAATATTGCAAGGGTAGATATCTTCAGGGCTACCACTCACAACAAAGGAATATTCAATGGAATTGATGCTGTTGCTTTGGCTACAGGTAATGATTTCAGGGCTATGGAAGCTTGCGGACATACCTGGGCATCCCGCGACGGACATTATAAAAGTTTGAGTGAAGTTAGTATTACCAATGGGACTTTCCGGTTCTCCATTGATCTCCCTATCGCTTTAGGCACTGTTGGAGGGCTGACGAACCTGCACCCCCTGGCTAAATATTCCCTTGAGTTACTGGGAAATCCAGGGGCGGTTGAACTGATGCAGATTGCCTCAGCAGCCGGATTGGCCAACAATTATGCTGCAGTTAAATCACTGGTGACCAAAGGAATTCAGAAAGGCCATATGAAAATGCACCTGTTGAATATCCTGAATGTTTGTAATGCAACAGAACTTGAAAAAAAGCAGGCTGTAGAATATTTCAAACATGAAAAAGTGACCTATAGCACAGTGAACAAGTTTCTTGAAAGTATCAGATAATTTACCCATTTTGAATTCAGAATCATATTATTCAAATGCGAAACTTTTAATCTCCGGGGAATACCTGGTTTTGGAAGGAGCCCTTTCACTGGCAGTACCATTGAATTTAGGACAGGACCTGATCGTTGAAACAAACAGTGACAGAGAATTGTATTGGGAAGCCCTGGAACCATCCGGAACCTGGTTCATGACGAGGCTATCACTCCCCTTGTTTACCCTTCTGGAAACAACTGATGCAGCTGCATCGGAACAACTGATTAAACTTCTGCAGGCAGCAAGGCTTTTAAATCCGCATTTCTTAACTGATGAGAAGGGTTTCAGCATTAAAACACATCTGAATTTCAACAGGAAGTGGGGATTGGGAAGCAGTTCCACACTCCTCGCCAACCTGGCATCCTGGGCTGAAATCGATCCTTTTGCACTACACTTTGCAACCTCCACAGGATCAGGTTATGATATTGCCTGTGCAATGGCTCCGGGCCCAATTCTCTATCAACTCAACGGAGGTAAACCCATCATTCAAAACATTGAATTTCATCCTCCTTTCTCTCATTCCATATATTTTGTGTACCTTGGCATCAAACAAGACTCCAACCAAGGGATCCATGACTACCGGAAACGTGTGGCCGAATTGCCAGGCGAAACCATTAACACCATGAATGCCTTAACTTTAGCTATGGCAACCTGTCATTCCTTTAATGATTTTACTCAACTGGTTCATGAGCATGAAACCTTAATGGGTGGGATACTAAACAAACCGATCCTTAATAAAACCCTCTTTTCCGGATTTCCGGGTGCAGCCAAATCCCTGGGTGCCTGGGGAGGAGATTTTGCCATGGTATGCAGCCAGCTGCCCTTTGACGACCTTAGATACGAATTGAAAAAGAGAGGAATGGAGACTCTGTTCCGGTTTGATGATATTGTGCGTAAAAATCAAAATCTTTAAATGCAGCCTTTCGAATATAAAGGATCAGGTAAATATAAACCGTTGAGTGGCCCTTTAAGTGCACACTGGCAATCCCCTTCCAATATTGCATTGGTGAAGTACTGGGGGAAAACCGGCCTCCAGTTACCTGTGAACCCCTCTCTTAGCATGACGTTAAGCAAGGCTTTTACTGAAACTACCCTGACAGTATTTCCCCTTGAGAATAAAAGTGAAAGGAGTGTGAAGGTATATGTGGACCAGGTATTAAACCCCGGTTTTGAAGAGAGAATCAGCGGCTTCCTGGATTCCATCTCAGATATATTCCCATTTATTCCGGAAGTTTCATTCAAAATAGATACCAGGAATACATTCCCTCATTCCGCCGGAATAGCCTCTTCAGCCTCTGGTTTTAGTGCCCTTGCCCTTTGCCTCTGTACTTTACAGGAGCAACTCTCAGGAACAGCTATTCCCGATTTTCAAGCCGTAGCTTCGCATGTTTCGCGTTTAGGCTCAGGTAGTGCCTGCCGTTCAATTTATGGTGGATTCACACTTTGGGGAAATACCCCTTATCTTACTGGTTCTGACGACAGGTTTGCCATTCCGGTGAACAATATTCACCCGGATTTCAACACTTTAAGAGATGCTATTCTGATAGTTGGCAGTGGCGAAAAGAAAGTATCCAGTTCTGCCGGCCATAGCCGAATGGAGAACCACCCTTTCGCAAAGGCCCGGATAATACAGGCTCAGAATAACATAGGGAAATTGCTAAAAGCAATGGAGGTTGGTGATATTGATACCTTTATAAGCGTAACTGAGCAAGAGGCTCTCACACTTCATGCATTAATGATGACCTCCTCTCCCGGTTTTATTCTCATGAACCCTGAAAGTGTCCGAATTATCAATCGTATCCAGGAGTTCAGAAGCATAAGCAAACTTAATATCTGTTTCACCCTCGATGCCGGACCGAATATTCATTTAATATTTTTTGAAAAAGATCGTGAACAAGTCCATCGTTTGATTGTTGAAGATTTATTACAAAATGATAAACAAAACAACTGGATTGATGACGCAATTGGAACAGGACCTTTTGGTTCATGAAAAAAGCACAAAAGGGATAACCCTAAGTAAATCAAATACAATGAAGAGAAAAACTGATATATTTTACGGAAAGGTTTTATTATTCGGTGAGTACAGTATTTTATTCAATTCAAAGGGCCTGACTATCCCTTACTCTCATTTCACTGGTCAGTTGAGTTTTATCAACGACGATAAGTATACAGATTATGACTTTGCAGTTCAGTCGAACAAGCAGATGTTTGAATTCCTGGAATATATGCAGGCATTTGAAGTTGAGGGGTTAATGCCTTGCAGGATGGACCTCAAGCGTCTTAGGCATGACCTTGAGAGTGGATTGTATTTTGAATCAAATATTCCCCAAGGTTATGGAATTGGCAGTTCAGGAGCATTGGTAGCTGCAGTCTATGACAGGTATTGTCTTGACAAGATTGAGACAGATGAAAATATTAGCTCTGAAAATATAAGTCGTCTGCGAACCATTTTCTCTATTTTAGAATCCTTATTTCATGGGCAAAGTAGTGGCATTGATCCGCTGAATTGTTATATCCAGCACCCTTTACTAATCAATTCCCGGGAAAATATATCCATTACCGGAATTCCCCGGAGCAAATTTGAAAATGAAGGGGTTATTTTTCTTGTGGATACCGGTAAAATTGGGAAAACGGGTCCTTTGGTCAACCACTTTCTTGAGCAGATGCGTTTCAAAGAATATGAAACTTTATTCAGAACCGATTACATTCCCTGGGTCAACCAGTGCATTTCAGATATTCTGAATGGGAGGATGAAATCTTTTTTCGATGCACTAATCAAGGTATCTGAGTTTCAATTGCAGCATTTCGGCAATATGATTCCTTCTGGTTTTATAGCACCCTGGAAATGGGGACTTGATACCGGTACCTTCCAGCTCAAGCTTTGCGGATCAGGAGGTGGTGGATTCCTGCTTGGATTTACCACAGATTATGCAT
Encoded proteins:
- a CDS encoding hydroxymethylglutaryl-CoA reductase; translated protein: MKDPRLVTGFSRLTKDQKIDLVSSHVKHSQKFADTLRSLWHQEPAVQKLYDEFSENTLSNYYFPYGVAPNFMINGKLYIVPLVIEESSVVAAAAGAAKFWAERGGFHSEVVSTEKIGQVHFLWKSDISPLKLAFPELKAILLERTASFTGNMKQRGGGILDIELVDMTDKIPNYYQIKGTFDTRDSMGANFINSCLEEFADILKEFVTDDDRFDVSNLEIIMSILSNFTPECRVKTWVECDLSKHQGFDDSYTDEEFVERFALAVNIARVDIFRATTHNKGIFNGIDAVALATGNDFRAMEACGHTWASRDGHYKSLSEVSITNGTFRFSIDLPIALGTVGGLTNLHPLAKYSLELLGNPGAVELMQIASAAGLANNYAAVKSLVTKGIQKGHMKMHLLNILNVCNATELEKKQAVEYFKHEKVTYSTVNKFLESIR
- a CDS encoding mevalonate kinase, which gives rise to MKRKTDIFYGKVLLFGEYSILFNSKGLTIPYSHFTGQLSFINDDKYTDYDFAVQSNKQMFEFLEYMQAFEVEGLMPCRMDLKRLRHDLESGLYFESNIPQGYGIGSSGALVAAVYDRYCLDKIETDENISSENISRLRTIFSILESLFHGQSSGIDPLNCYIQHPLLINSRENISITGIPRSKFENEGVIFLVDTGKIGKTGPLVNHFLEQMRFKEYETLFRTDYIPWVNQCISDILNGRMKSFFDALIKVSEFQLQHFGNMIPSGFIAPWKWGLDTGTFQLKLCGSGGGGFLLGFTTDYASSRKYFNNLEHEVIPVYKSGQ
- the mvaD gene encoding diphosphomevalonate decarboxylase; translated protein: MQPFEYKGSGKYKPLSGPLSAHWQSPSNIALVKYWGKTGLQLPVNPSLSMTLSKAFTETTLTVFPLENKSERSVKVYVDQVLNPGFEERISGFLDSISDIFPFIPEVSFKIDTRNTFPHSAGIASSASGFSALALCLCTLQEQLSGTAIPDFQAVASHVSRLGSGSACRSIYGGFTLWGNTPYLTGSDDRFAIPVNNIHPDFNTLRDAILIVGSGEKKVSSSAGHSRMENHPFAKARIIQAQNNIGKLLKAMEVGDIDTFISVTEQEALTLHALMMTSSPGFILMNPESVRIINRIQEFRSISKLNICFTLDAGPNIHLIFFEKDREQVHRLIVEDLLQNDKQNNWIDDAIGTGPFGS
- a CDS encoding GHMP kinase, whose protein sequence is MNSESYYSNAKLLISGEYLVLEGALSLAVPLNLGQDLIVETNSDRELYWEALEPSGTWFMTRLSLPLFTLLETTDAAASEQLIKLLQAARLLNPHFLTDEKGFSIKTHLNFNRKWGLGSSSTLLANLASWAEIDPFALHFATSTGSGYDIACAMAPGPILYQLNGGKPIIQNIEFHPPFSHSIYFVYLGIKQDSNQGIHDYRKRVAELPGETINTMNALTLAMATCHSFNDFTQLVHEHETLMGGILNKPILNKTLFSGFPGAAKSLGAWGGDFAMVCSQLPFDDLRYELKKRGMETLFRFDDIVRKNQNL